The following is a genomic window from Zalophus californianus isolate mZalCal1 chromosome 10, mZalCal1.pri.v2, whole genome shotgun sequence.
AGAACCCCAAGCGCTCTTAGCAAAGTCCCAACCGTTCTCAGCTTTAACACTCATGGCCTCACCACTGCTTGAGACCATTAAGACTAAcctcattctgttcttttttttttttagcttttatttatttatttgacagagacacagcgagagggggaacacaagcagggggagtgggagagggagaagcaggcttcccgctgagcagggagcccgatgcagggctcgatcccaggaccctgggaccatgacctgagccgaaggcagatgcttaacgactgagccacccaggcgcccccctcattCTGTTCTTTATCCCTGTTTACTTGGGCTACCTCAAGAAGCCAGGagttctgagagagagaaaaaacaagaaacagactcaactatagagtcATACGATATGGCTACCAGTGGTGGGGGGATGTttcaaataggtgatggggattaaagagtatacttatcatgataaaaaaaataataaaataaaaataatgggggggcgcctgggtggctcagatggttaagcgcctgccttcggctcaggtcataattccagggtcctgggatcaagccccacattgggctcctggctcagcggggagcctgcttctccctctccctctgcctctccccctgctcatgctctctctctctgtatctctatgtctcaaatgaataaataaaatctttaaaaaaatgaaataagatttaataaaaaaataaaataaaaataatggggaaaaaggGAAGCCAGGAGTTTTGGGTTGCCCCACATCTCCTGATGCTAACCACACAACTCTATGAGCAGCAGTGCAACTCCTACCTGGCACTTCCTATTCACTCCCATCCTGCTGCTTTATGTTTCTCCATATCACTTACCCACTTAAAAAATTTCTGCCTCTATCCACTCAAGAACCCACTGAAATCTAAGTTTTATGAGGCAGGGGTTTTATCTATCACTGTACTGCCAAGGACAGAACAGTGCCATAAAAATTTGctgaatgggggcgcctgggtggctcagtcgttaagcatctgccttcggctcaggtcatggtcccagggtcctgggatcgagccccgcatcaggctccctgctcagcgggaagcctgcttcttcctctcccactccccctgcttgtgttccttctctctctgtcaaataaataaaaaatctttaaaaaaaaaaaatttgctgaatgaatgtgCTTCTTCCTCTAACATAGGTATGTACAAAGGAAAAGAGCATTTTCTAATTCTTACTGTATATATCCAGCAATATGTACCTTCTTATTATCCTCTTCTGTTTCTAAAGATTATTCTGCAACAACAAATGTGCCATGGGAAACTCTAGGTTTGTGAGCCATCGCCCAAGGGCACAGTTACTGGTCTCGAGAGGAATGAGGTAAGATTTACcattatttctggaaaaatacATTCTATGTCCCAATATTTATTCAGTCATCAAATGAATGTTTTCTGAGCGCCTAATTAATGCCAGACACCATTCTAGGAACGGAATGGataaagcaatgaaaaaacaGATAGCATCAAGGAGCATTAGGGAGTGACAAACACTGTAGAGGAAAAGAACGCCAGGTATGGTGTTACAGGATAGGTGTCTCCAACTCAGGAGAAAGGTCAGGGCCAGAAATAGAAATGTGCAGGATAGAGATGAGATTTTCAAGTCCTGTAACAGTTGAAGACCAGCAATCTGTCTCATTGAGATCACCTAAAAACTAAGTGTAGATGATGAGAAGTGGGCCATCTTACAGAAAAAGGATGTGCTTTTACAGTTAATGATGTTTATCATTcaattcaatacatatttgttgatgGTGTACTAGAGTAATATGTTCATCAAATTTTATAAGTAATGTCCCATCTccttatttttacaaatgaggattttttttctggcctcctgggggaggaggtaTTCTCTCATATCTGTTCTCAGTCTAGTGTGGTGGGGCTGAACTTTTGGGTTGGAATGTGGTAAGTTCTCTTTTGGGCTGAGTTTAACTTTCACTACTTCTAAGCCAATTTCTCCAGTATAGATAGTTTTCCAGTGACAAAGTGACAAAGCCAATTTTTACCTCCATCCATCTCTCAATTGATATAAACTGAGGAATAGAAGGATATTATTGTTGACATTTTCAAGCCTCTACAGTATTCAGAATAAAgtagacacttaaaaaaatgtcagcACCCTTCTCTATACCCACATACTTTCTACTtgtggaaataaaacaaacaaacaaacaaaaacccaatatCTCTTATTTATCTAAAGTTGAAACCAGAGACTTTAAGTTTCAAGTAGAGATTAATGGggggaaaaagtctttttttttaagattttatttatttatttgagagagagaatgagagagagaaagcacatgagaggagggagagtcacagggagaagcagactccctgctgagcagggagcccgatgcgggactcgatcccaggactccaggatcatgacctgagccgaaggcagtcgcttaaccaactgagccacccaggcgcccctggggaaAAAATTCTAATGAGCTTTTGAGAATACACAGTTCTGGGTCAATAATTACCTACCATTTGTTCAAACAAGTGGTTCTCAAGCTTTTTGATCTCAAGATCCATtatatgcttaaaaattattaaaaacccTATCAAAGTTTTGTTCATGTGTGTTGTACCTCTCAATATTTACCACATTAGAAATTtaaatggagggcgcctgggtggctcagttggttaagtgactgccttcggctcaggtcatgatcctggagtcccgggatcgagtcccacatcgggcttcctgctcagcggggagtctgcttctccctctgaccctcttccctctcgtgctttctatctctcattctctctctctctcaaataaataaataaaatctttaaaaaaataaaataaaataagaaatttaaatggagaaaaaatttaaagctcAAGAATACAAGTCAACATTCCATTTAATGGTCAGAAAAATGATGTGATTGCATATCATACTGCTTCTGGAAAACTCTATTGTACTCCCATGAGAGTATAAAAGGTAAGTAATATCTCagcattattatgaaaatagcttTGACCCTGTGGGTCCCTGAAAAGACCTGAATATACAGGGGTTCCCCAGACCACCCTTTCAGAACTACTAATttagactaaaaaagaaaaagcatgtatTTACATGCTAATTACCATAACCTTTAAATTAGGTctatgctgggcgcctgggtggctcagttggttaagcaactaccttcagctcaggtcatgatcctggagtcctgggatcgagtcccacgtcgggctccctgctcagcggggagtctacttctccctctgaccctcctccctctcatgctctctctcattatctctcccaaataaataaataaaaatctttaaaaaaattaggtctATGCTTATTCTGTATCTTATCATAACATTGAATTTCTGTTTGAGTCTGcttacttaaaagaaacaaagaactttTCTGCAATATTTAAAGGTTTGTTTCAACTTTCCAGAATTGTTGATTTATAACCTCAAATATCATTAATGTTGGCTATGGAAATTATGTTTGTTAGACTCCGTTTTGTAGAAAACCATGTGTATTCACGTAAAGTGGTAAACTATGTTTGTCATAGAAGGTGGATATTACCACCCACCATTAAACTTGTGAGAATTAACCTACTAGTTGTGGCTTACCTCACCTAGTTCCAAGTAATTCAAGCAGAATAAAAGATTGTGCAGATCCCCTTAGAACACTAGATGCATTCCTCCTTGTAAAGAGttattttttgagtaaaataAACACATGGCTGTTACAGATTAACTTTGAAGCACCATGGAGAATCTCAGTTTCCCATGCCACACTGTATCACCTCTCTATCCCACTTACTAAGAGCTTGCGGCAAATGAAAAGTCACAACCCCTTCATCAAGTTAATCTTGTTGAAGTTAAATCTCTAAAATAGtgattcttttgtttctgatgtaACTTAATCATGTGTTGTTTGTACTTAATACAATtgcactcttttttctttttacataaatgACAAAATGCCATCAGTTGCTTATCTTGACTTAGGAACAAGTATTCACAATCAATAGTAGttaccctttctcttcctcctcctgcaaAATaatatcaccaccaccacaaaccCCCATGCCAACCTCCTTCCACATTCTATTATTGTGACTCAGGGCTTCTTGTTTGATATTTGTCATCAAAATCATTTCTATTGTATCTCAATTTTGCATGTGAACTTTTTGTAGAGGCAACAGAAATTGGTGAGAGGTCTCTGGAGTTTTTGTGGTCTATTATAATTATCTACAACAGCTTTTCTCTAAATATGGTTCTCAGGCCATCAGCATCGGCATCTCCTTAGCCTGCccgaaaatgcagattctgggacCCAAAGGAGAGCCTACTGAATGAGTCAATCTGGAGGTCCAGTTTGAAACTGAGAATCTCTGATCTACAGTAGATCTTATATCAACGAACCTTGTTTACTGATGCTTTTTACTTCAGACAGATTTCCTTTAGACTATCCCAGAGCGACACTTCCTGAAACTCTCTCAACCCCAGAAACTCTCCCCAAGTTTACTTATAAATCCCTCCTGTCAATTCGGTGGGAATCCTATCACAACAACTTACTTTTTGCAGGAAAGTGCTTTTTCTCCGTGTGAGCAAGGAGACTCAGTGTGACCCAGGAGCTCCTACCACTATCAGGAACGTATTCTTTGATTTGGGTGTGAGTTGAGGGCATATAGGCACCACTGAAATGCCTCTTTTGAACTCTCAGTAAACTGACTTGATTGCTTCTTTCCACAAGGCAGTTGGATTCACGCTTTTCATTTATCTCCTTCAGGAGACATTGTTTGCTTTCTTTGAGCTTTGTAATTATTTCACTGGTTCTGTTCATAGAAGTCATTATGCTGACAAACCAGTCATCAAGTGATTCTTACTGTCTgcaaacaaatgacaaaatactATCAGCGGTCCCTTGACCTAGCGGCCAGTCTTCAGTcagttcctctttctcctcctgtaAAATACCACTACTGCTGTGCCCCTCACCCCATATCTCActccatttttattattgtttccgaagatctttttggtttttgatgtTTCTTccgaaaaaaaaaatcataaaaagaggATTTtacattgaacactacatcaaaaactaatgatgtactactatatgttggctaattgagtttaagtaaataaaagaagaaaaaggggatTTTagtaagagaatatattttgtttttgaaactaaggctatggggcgcctgggtggctcagtcgttaagcgtctgccttcgggctcaggtcatgattccagggtcgtgggatcgagtcccacatcgggctccctccttggtgggaggcctgcttctccctctcccgctccccatgcttgtgttccctctctctgtgtctctctctgtcaaataaatacataaaatctttaaaaaaaaataaaataaaatcaatattaattTGAAATCCAAGTAACTCTATAGTCCTTTCTACACACAAAGGCTACTctcagacattaaaaaaacaatctccCGTAAACATTTTATATCGATGAACAGAACTTTCTTTTAAGGGACTATCGTGGACTAGATTATTCAGACATAACTCCCAGTGAAAACTACTAAAAATTctggggaaaaatgttttttaatttgttaatagtGAAATGATAAGAGAGTTAGAAAATATCAGGTCCAAAATGAAGGAAAGCAAGAACAAAGACATAGAGAGGTAGACAGAACCTGTGCTTGCCTGAGGACATTTTCTAATCCTGGAGGTTAAAGAAGTCATTTTGCTAGCTTAGAGGGCAAGGGACAGAAAAATCAAAGCTCAAAGCCTATGCTATGCACAGTGGAGAGCCTAAAGTAGACCTTTTCCATATTAAGTTGGCATCCAAAGGGCTACCGCCTCAGGGTGAGagtgaataagaaataaactCACATTCCATCAAGAACTTGCAGGAAGAATGTTACTTTAGCACTAGGCACAGCTCTGGGGGAAAATCCCTCCAAGAAAAGTTGTAAGTGCTTCCTGACTCTCACATGGATTTTCAAACCAAATTCACAGCTAGGGCGGTTACAAGAAATGTCAAGCTGAAAAGCAAGAATGGTGCAAGAAACATCAAGCTGCAAAGCAAGGGTGGTAGCAAGAATTTAGCTAAAGGGGTTCCAGGCTGGGAGTACATCCAAGTGACTGACAGAAGCAAACTCAAATCTTTTCTGGAAGAACTTCATCCTAGGCCTCTGGGAATCCCCAATACTTTTTCAAAGACAACAAAGAGCGCACAACCAAGGATTATCAATCAAGCGCAAAGGTAGATGAGGCATCATAAAGTGagaacaacagtaacaaaaccaTGAAATCTACATACGGGAGAAACATCAGATGAATTATAGAACAATTACACAGACTACATCTAAGGAAACGAGAAAGTAAGTTTGCAACTATCTTCAGGAAACAAGAAGCCAaaaagaatttctagaaatgagaaaatgttattaaataacatttcatGTGGGTTTAGTAGCAGATACGGATTCAGATGAAGAGATAATTAGAGGACTGGGAGATAAATCAGAAGTCATTATCCTGAATGCAGCATAGAAGGACAAAAAGTAGGAAAAAGCTAAATATggggaggacacagtgagaaggtcaAACCTATAGGAAATGGGAAATCCAGAGGACAAAAATGAGGCAGAGACAAGATTTAAAATGATGTTTGAGAAATATCCAGAACTGACAAATGATACCACTCCAGAGACTCAAGAAGCTTAAAGAATAGCagtcaagattttattttattttttttttaaagattttatttatttgagagagagagaggtagcgagagcaggaacacaagcaggggagtgggagagggagaagcaggcttcctgctgagcagggaacccgatgcggggctcaatcccagcaccctggtatcatgacctgagccaaaggtcaggtcgcttaacaactgagccacccaggcgccccaagattttttttttaatcctcacttAAATTATAGtggaatttggaaaaaaaggaaatcttataagcaatgagagaataaaaggaaGGGCAATTAAACTAACAGCTGACTTCTCAAAAAGGAACAATAGAAGCCATAAAAcagagaaattatattttcaatgCAGCAAGGAAGTTATACAGATGGTAAAATCAGCACACAGAGAGATGCTCAGCATCatcaatcattagggaaatgtaaatacTACAGTGAGATACTGCCTATCagtagaatggctgaaattaaaaagattgaccaAATCAAGTGCTGGTGAAGATGGggaggaactggaactctcagaCACTGCTAGTGAggttgtaaaatggtacaactgttttggaaaacagtgcagtagttaaaaagttaaacatatatctGCCATATGCTCTAGTCCAGAGTATTTACCCAACAAAAGTGAAAGTCTCTATACAAGTGTATGAAGAAACTATTTGTACACaagaaaatttatatatgaatgttcatcacagctttatttttatgagccaataaattctaccaacccaaatatccatcaacagctgaatggataaacaaattatggtattaTCCACACAATGGACACTACTCagttataaaaaaggaatatattattGCTACACACggtaacatggatgaatctcaatgtaatt
Proteins encoded in this region:
- the SPATA45 gene encoding spermatogenesis-associated protein 45, which encodes MTSMNRTSEIITKLKESKQCLLKEINEKRESNCLVERSNQVSLLRVQKRHFSGAYMPSTHTQIKEYVPDSGRSSWVTLSLLAHTEKKHFPAKNNAIFG